The Anomaloglossus baeobatrachus isolate aAnoBae1 chromosome 7, aAnoBae1.hap1, whole genome shotgun sequence sequence agagctggctgtgttcataaccattttaacaggagcctagctgcccatacatggaggtttgtagtccaaatagtggcgttttgcccagatacggatgtttttaacctagatagtggcatttaagttagattcccggattacagagatataccttgccgttggtttccgggcttacatgcattggccaatacataaactaaatatctctcttttgcagtaatgcagtgccatattttcctttgtacatttttggctttttcagtactGGGCAAGGGGCAGGGCCCAATCCTGCTCAGAGTGATGTTACTGAGAAACTTCATCTAACCCAAAAATgcaataataatacaaaaattgACAATTTTTATTTGCTATCTTTCAAAATTTTCCCTGTGTGTCCTGCCCTTTGCAATGGCAAAATTCTTCACAATTTTGTGCTGGAGTAATTTGCTACAGTTGTTGCTCCCAAATAAATTACAGTAATTTCACTGATAATCATGGTGATGCTGGAATGTAAAGAAAATTGAAATCATCGAAGCCCAAGTTAGTTTTTGGGACATTTTTTTCCCTTTCTACCAGTCATGCTTCAGTTTCAGGATTCGACCTGGTGATATTTTTCTGCTTGGTCAGttttcttttctgctgaaccacagcCTGGTCAGTGTCTGACCACATGCTGAAGGTTCttttatctttctttttctttctttggtGTACATTTgtcaggtgttctcacttgctcTTCAGTTAAGGAAACTTTTGCTAAATTACCTTTATTGCtttttccctgcagtttgtttTTCTTCCTTCCCAGCATTCTTTCCATTCTATTACATTTTGGATATGGGGGGTTTCAAGGTATTCCATAGTTTTTGAGTTTCTTTCATTTCCTCCATCTTCACTGTATAACTAACTATATTATCATGTTCCTAACCCTGTATTTCACCCTATGCTTTTGTGCACTTCCTTTTTGGTTattgttgtgtgacgccctggccgggccaggtagtcacaaataggcccctgcacaacaccttccctcacaggtaacagcagccgaccttTAAACCCCAAATggataataattctggcacactaaaaAACGAGCATGAAGAAATTTTGCTTGATTGTGGAAtcagttttattagtgcaaaaacaagatcaattcatccgacgtttcgaccgttttggtctttatcaaggatagaattatctaccAAAGAAAATCATAAGAAGTACATCATTACatgatattacaaaaaaaaaaaaaaatacaaaaagatacAAACGAAGGTATGTAAAAAATGAAGAAAATTCTTTCACAATAAGCATCATACATTGACTGATGCCAAGAACCAACAAAACATTTTGTATAACACATGATTCCTGGTAGTGTGTGATACAATCATTGCAACATATGTATAACCTGTTGGACTAAAAAGCGCATGAAGTAAGTGATAAGAGTACAGCAAGCATAAACCCACCTATATCGTAATGGGAGGATATGAATTCAATAGAGACTGGTCATCACCATTAGGTATGAGTGATCAGAAGGTTCCGATCCTATGTCTATAAGGAGAATAAATGATATGTGACACTCCACATGACTAGAACATATCAAAACGCACTCTTTTCCATATTTGACATACAATGAGTAGGTAGACAAGGCCGTATATACCTTTTGTGTTGGCCTGTGGTAACGAACAAAACAAAACTGGAGGCAATCTGTGATTATAGTTGTTTCTACATGGGGATTAAACATGGATAAGCATTACTCAGATGTATAGAATAGTGAGCATTCTAATCAAGGAGGTGGCATGCAGGAACCTGTAGCATATGTGTGGTAGGTATATTACCTGGAATAGTACCAAATGATGGTAGTGGAAAATGAAATTCTCTCACTGaatggttctcagttacctccaaggTATGTATATGCTGGAAATAACATGTACAAAAAGGAGATACATACAAGGACATGTAACCTCTATGCGAAATACATTTATACGTGTCTATACCCCAAAGCGTTGGTGAAAGGCAACCGAAAATTAGAGCTGAAGACAGTATGGAGATGTGTCCAAAAAGAGACCAACATAGATGTAAACACCTCATGCAtgtacatcaaaatagcatgtcagGGGAGACAATGTACAAGCAAGTATTGAAACTAGACATAATACCTGGAACACAGAGTAATGACTGATGGCAGCACATTAAGATTCCctcactgactggttctcagttacctccaagacAAGCAAAAACTGAAGGTGGCATATGTAAAAAGAGAATCATACACAGGTAagtaacaccagtataaggtacattaaTTCAGGGATGTATTGAGCTAAAAGTACATACTACCTTTAAAGTAACCAAGGCGTGAGCCATAAAGAGCTGTTGTCATAAGCAGGGGGATACCTAtgtccctgtgagaccaaaatgagAAAACCTTTTAGAAACCACTCAATCAGGAATCAAGTGCAATAAAAGGGAGAACCCATTGGTATAATACCAACAGAGAACATACCTGGTGAGATAAACAGGGCAAAGCAGGCAAACTATCAGGCAGTGGGGTGCAGGATTCTGGTGAGAGAAATGAAGGGCATATTCAGTGATGGCCCGACTTGTGTGAGGTGGTGTAAAGGAGGCTGACACATACCTTGTGGTGGTGGtatagggtataggcccctggtTAAGTGCGACTGGCTGCGTCGCTGGGGCTTATTTATATGAAAAGGGGGGCGAGCGTCCACTACCCCACTTCCTGGTAGTGGAACGCAGTGTGCGTCCGTGGAACGcacgcggcgcatgcgcagtgccggcatcagcaccgcgcatgcgcagtgccggcATCAGCACCGCGCACGCGCAGACGGCGAGCGGCAGGACAGGGCGGTGGGCGGAGAGCAAGGGGCGTGTAATTGAGTATGTGTAGGATGGGAGTGAACTGACCCACGGACTGAGTGCCGCCCACACGTCGCGCTTAGTTATTTGCACAACGTGTGAGGGGGCCCAGTACATAAGTCAGTGTGTGGAGCTTACAGACAGTGTCAGGAGTGTTAGATAGGCTGGCCTGTGGATCGCGCGCCGCCCGTGCGTCATGCCTGGCTATTTGCACAACGCACGAGCCGGGCACGGAGCACAGGTCAGGGATAGCAACAAATGAGGAAACAGGTTATGATTATATCAAAGTGCCTGGTGACATTCTTACACAGGTGAGAATGGTGATTCTACTGAGGGAACCCGATGCCAGTGCCAATAGGTGAGGGGTCAGGTGGAGGGTGCCTATAAACAAAAGAGAAAAAGGGGTTAGAGACAaggtttatatatataaatatatatatagaagttATATCATGACCAAGTCCTTATACTGGTGTTTTACAGTCCTTGTTTTACAGTCCTTGTACAATCACCTTAGGAACAACCACAAAGAGAGACCGCCATGATTGAGACATTATAAGAATAGTATCATAAAcacatatcatgttccctattaaGCCCCTTCGGTTCTAGAGTATTCAAGGTAAAAATCCAAAATGACTCCCTCTCCTTAAGGGTGCGTATACGGTTACCACCTCTTCTGGGAGGAGGGACATGTTCAAGTACCTGATACTTGAGCTGAGCGATGGTGTGGCCATATGTGATGAAGTGGAATGGGATGGGTAAAAGGACCTGTTTGCATCGTATAGTGGATTTATGTTTactgatgcggtcccggatatgctgggttgtctctccaacatacccgagaccgcaagggcatttgATCAAGTAAACCACAAAGGAGGATTCACAAGTGAAAAATCCACGTATAGGGAAGATGCGGCCCGACAGAGGATGAGTAAAAGTATCCCCTTTGGTGAGGTTATTACACTGAACACAGTGATGACAGGGAAAATTTCCTTTCCTGGGGGTACCAAGAAAGGTTTGTTTCAATGAGGATTTATCGGAACCGATGTCGGCCCTGACAAAGTTATCCCGGAGGTTGCGGGGTCTCTTATTGCAAAATAAAGGGAATGAATCAAATTCCCTAACTTCAGGGTAGGATTTACCTAGGAGTGGCCAATGCCTACAAATGATGCCCCTGATTAGGGGAGAAAAAGGATGATATGTATTCACGCATGCGATGCGAGGAGCCATTTTATCCCTAATGGGTCTATGGGAAGATTTCTTGTCCGCAATCTCACCGGGGTATCCTCTTTGGAGGAACTTCTCACTCATCTCCCTGGCTCTGATACCTCGTTGTACTGGATCAGACACTATCCGCTCAACTCTTCTGTGCTGAGAGATGGGGAGTCCTTGTTTCGTGTGACGGGGATGGCAACTACTGTAATGTAACAGACTGTTGCGATCGGTTGGTTTAACGAACAAATCAGTGCTGAGGGAACCCTCTGATAATATGACCATAGTGTCCAGAAAATTAATTCTGTGGGTGTCATGATGAATTGTAAAGGAAAGGCCTTGCTTAAAGGAATTCATGTCAGTGTAGAAAAGCAATAGAGAGGAAAGGTCACCCCGCCAAATCATGAATATGTCATCTATATACCTTTTCCAACTCACAGAGTGTTGCAACCACAGGTTATGTTGGTAAACATAAGTCTCCTCGAAATGTTCCATGAAAATATTAGCATAAGGGGGTGCTAAATTCGAGCCCATGGCAGTACCCCGTTTCTGTAGATAGAATTGATCTTGGAAAAGAAAGAAATTATTCTCCAAGACCAGTTGGAGCAGATCCAGGCAGAATTTATTCTGTAAAGAAGAATGAGTACTGTGTATGGTGAGAAACCACTCAACAGCCTGTACACCGTCTTGATGCTGGATACTGGTGTAGAGGCTATTAACATCAAAGGAGACTAAGATACAGTTAGGTGGTAATGGTCCGATGGACTGCAAGTGTGATAGAAAGTCAGACGTGTCTCTCAGATATGACTTGATTCTGGGTACAAGGGGAGTAAGGATTTTCTCAACAGTAATGGCAAGTGGAGATAAAATAGACTCCGTTGAGGCCACAATTGGGCGTCCAGGGGGTTGATTCATgtttttatgaattttgggtaaTGTGTAAAACACCGGTATTACTGGGTGAAGTTTGATAAGAAAATCAGCTAGACCTTGGTCAATGGTATTATTGATGAGATAAGCATCCACTACACCCTTAATGAGTCCCTGTATGCGGGAAGTGGGATCTCGCTGAATTGGTGAATAAGTGTCAGTGTCCCCAAGTTGACCCAGAATTTCATTAACATAATATTTCTTATCAAGTATCACGATGGCCCCTCCCTTGTCTGCCGGCTTGATGACAATTGTGGGATTATTCTTAAGATCCTGTATGGCACGACTCTCTTCAATGGTAAGGTTATGTTTAATTTTGAAATACCCATCATTAATTGATTTTAGTGTTTGGTCAATATCTCTGGAAACTAGAGTAACATACGTTTCTATCGGATGATAGGATTTGGGTGGACTGAAAGAGCTGGGAATACTAAGATCCAGCTGTTTCAGTCGAAACATGTCATCAGAATCCGCTTGAGAAGTACCTGGGTCAGGATGTGTGTGTTCAACGGTGCTAAAATGGGCCTTCAACCGAAGGGACCTGAAAAATCTCCTCATTTCCTGATTCAACACAAATGGATCAAGAGATGGAGTAGGGCAGAATGAGAGACCTTTTTGTAATACCTGAGACTCAGTAACAGACAAATTGTAGGATGAAATATTGTACACTAGGTTAGTACCTGTGACCGTGTTTGTACACGGTATGTTGACGTGGATCCCACGGCCCCTCTTACTGCGCCTCGTTTTCCTCTTGGACCGGAACGTTGGGCTAAAAAATGGGGTTGTCGGGAGGAGTACTGGTCTGTATCGGACCCTGAAGATGATGAGTAACGATTGTGGAAGGCAGGTCGTCTCGGGGTATCCTCACAATACTGCCACCGATAGACCCGATTTTTGGAGTAATCCTCCTGATCTCTGAGAAACTTCTGTCTCTTCCGGTCTTGCAGGATCTTTCTGAATTCAGCTATGTTGTCCTTAGTTTTGGTGTGAATCCTGTCCCACTCCGTGCTGGGAACAGTATTTTGGAGTTGCTGTTCAATGCAGGTAATGTTCTTACCAAGATCTTCAATTTCTGCTTGTAAGAATTCAATGGTCAGAATTATAAGGTCCATAGAGCACTTATTGATGATGCTCTCGAATTTGGTACAAAAATTTGGTTTATCGGAAAAAAGAGTCGGTTTCAGTGACACCCGCAGTCCTCTGGGGATGCGCTGAACACGGTGGTATTCAGCCAACGTGGCCAGATGTAATTCGAGTGCGGTGTGCCTTCTCAGTTCCTTCTCATAGTCTCTGGAACGAACCTCTTCCGTGGGAACCGATAAAAAAGTGTTAGGTATAGAGACTTTAGACAATATGCTGCTGACTTCATCTGTGTTATAAGAGAAAGTATTGAAAGACATCTGTGGTATAGGTCAACACTGGAGCTCAGATAAAAATAGTCCGAAGTAagagaatatgtctggctcactgtgtataaactaggtgcccagaaaaaataagtcaatcaaatggataataattctggcacactaaaaAACGAGCATGAAGAAATTTTGCTTGATTGTGGAAtcagttttattagtgcaaaaacaagatcaattcatccgacgtttcgaccgttttggtctttatcaaggatagaattatctaccAAAGAAAATCATAAGAAGTACATCATTACatgatattacaaaaaaaaaaaaaaatacaaaaagatacAAACGAAGGTATGTAAAAAATGAAGAAAATTCTTTCACAATAAGCATCATACATTGACTGATGCCAAGAACCAACAAAACATTTTGTATAACACATGATTCCTGGTAGTGTGTGATACAATCATTGCAACATATGTATAACCTGTTGGACTAAAAAGCGCATGAAGTAAGTGATAAGAGTACAGCAAGCATAAACCCACCTATATCGTAATGGGAGGATATGAATTCAATAGAGACTGGTCATCACCATTAGGTATGAGTGATCAGAAGGTTCCGATCCTATGTCTATAAGGAGAATAAATGATATGTGACACTCCACATGACTAGAACATATCAAAACGCACTCTTTTCCATATTTGACATACAATGAGTAGGTAGACAAGGCCGTATATACCTTTTGTGTTGGCCTGTGGTAACGAACAAAACAAAACTGGAGGCAATCTGTGATTATAGTTGTTTCTACATGGGGATTAAACATGGATAAGCATTACTCAGATGTATAGAATAGTGAGCATTCTAATCAAGGAGGTGGCATGCAGGAACCTGTAGCATATGTGTGGTAGGTATATTACCTGGAATAGTACCAAATGATGGTAGTGGAAAATGAAATTCTCTCACTGaatggttctcagttacctccaaggTATGTATATGCTGGAAATAACATGTACAAAAAGGAGATACATACAAGGACATGTAACCTCTATGCGAAATACATTTATACGTGTCTATACCCCAAAGCGTTGGTGAAAGGCAACCGAAAATTAGAGCTGAAGACAGTATGGAGATGTGTCCAAAAAGAGACCAACATAGATGTAAACACCTCATGCAtgtacatcaaaatagcatgtcagGGGAGACAATGTACAAGCAAGTATTGAAACTAGACATAATACCTGGAACACAGAGTAATGACTGATGGCAGCACATTAAGATTCCctcactgactggttctcagttacctccaagacAAGCAAAAACTGAAGGTGGCATATGTAAAAAGAGAATCATACACAGGTAagtaacaccagtataaggtacattaaTTCAGGGATGTATTGAGCTAAAAGTACATACTACCTTTAAAGTAACCAAGGCGTGAGCCATAAAGAGCTGTTGTCATAAGCAGGGGGATACCTAtgtccctgtgagaccaaaatgagAAAACCTTTTAGAAACCACTCAATCAGGAATCAAGTGCAATAAAAGGGAGAACCCATTGGTATAATACCAACAGAGAACATACCTGGTGAGATAAACAGGGCAAAGCAGGCAAACTATCAGGCAGTGGGGTGCAGGATTCTGGTGAGAGAAATGAAGGGCATATTCAGTGATGGCCCGACTTGTGTGAGGTGGTGTAAAGGAGGCTGACACATACCTTGTGGTGGTGGtatagggtataggcccctggtTAAGTGCGACTGGCTGCGTCGCTGGGGCTTATTTATATGAAAAGGGGGGCGAGCGTCCACTACCCCACTTCCTGGTAGTGGAACGCAGTGTGCGTCCGTGGAACGcacgcggcgcatgcgcagtgccggcatcagcaccgcgcatgcgcagtgccggcATCAGCACCGCGCACGCGCAGACGGCGAGCGGCAGGACAGGGCGGTGGGCGGAGAGCAAGGGGCGTGTAATTGAGTATGTGTAGGATGGGAGTGAACTGACCCACGGACTGAGTGCCGCCCACACGTCGCGCTTAGTTATTTGCACAACGTGTGAGGGGGCCCAGTACATAAGTCAGTGTGTGGAGCTTACAGACAGTGTCAGGAGTGTTAGATAGGCTGGCCTGTGGATCGCGCGCCGCCCGTGCGTCATGCCTGGCTATTTGCACAACGCACGAGCCGGGCACGGAGCACAGGTCAGGGATAGCAACAAATGAGGAAACAGGTTATGATTATATCAAAGTGCCTGGTGACATTCTTACACAGGTGAGAATGGTGATTCTACTGAGGGAACCCGATGCCAGTGCCAATAGGTGAGGGGTCAGGTGGAGGGTGCCTATAAACAAAAGAGAAAAAGGGGTTAGAGACAaggtttatatatataaatatatatatagaagttATATCATGACCAAGTCCTTATACTGGTGTTTTACAGTCCTTGTTTTACAGTCCTTGTACAATCACCTTAGGAACAACCACAAAGAGAGACCGCCATGATTGAGACATTATAAGAATAGTATCATAAAcacatatcatgttccctattaaGCCCCTTCGGTTCTAGAGTATTCAAGGTAAAAATCCAAAATGACTCCCTCTCCTTAAGGGTGCGTATACGGTTACCACCTCTTCTGGGAGGAGGGACATGTTCAAGTACCTGATACTTGAGCTGAGCGATGGTGTGGCCATATGTGATGAAGTGGAATGGGATGGGTAAAAGGACCTGTTTGCATCGTATAGTGGATTTATGTTTactgatgcggtcccggatatgctgggttgtctctccaacatacccgagaccgcaagggcatttgATCAAGTAAACCACAAAGGAGGATTCACAAGTGAAAAATCCACGTATAGGGAAGATGCGGCCCGACAGAGGATGAGTAAAAGTATCCCCTTTGGTGAGGTTATTACACTGAACACAGTGATGACAGGGAAAATTTCCTTTCCTGGGGGTACCAAGAAAGGTTTGTTTCAATGAGGATTTATCGGAACCGATGTCGGCCCTGACAAAGTTATCCCGGAGGTTGCGGGGTCTCTTATTGCAAAATAAAGGGAATGAATCAAATTCCCTAACTTCAGGGTAGGATTTACCTAGGAGTGGCCAATGCCTACAAATGATGCCCCTGATTAGGGGAGAAAAAGGATGATATGTATTCACGCATGCGATGCGAGGAGCCATTTTATCCCTAATGGGTCTATGGGAAGATTTCTTGTCCGCAATCTCACCGGGGTATCCTCTTTGGAGGAACTTCTCACTCATCTCCCTGGCTCTGATACCTCGTTGTACTGGATCAGACACTATCCGCTCAACTCTTCTGTGCTGAGAGATGGGGAGTCCTTGTTTCGTGTGACGGGGATGGCAACTACTGTAATGTAACAGACTGTTGCGATCGGTTGGTTTAACGAACAAATCAGTGCTGAGGGAACCCTCTGATAATATGACCATAGTGTCCAGAAAATTAATTCTGTGGGTGTCATGATGAATTGTAAAGGAAAGGCCTTGCTTAAAGGAATTCATGTCAGTGTAGAAAAGCAATAGAGAGGAAAGGTCACCCCGCCAAATCATGAATATGTCATCTATATACCTTTTCCAACTCACAGAGTGTTGCAACCACAGGTTATGTTGGTAAACATAAGTCTCCTCGAAATGTTCCATGAAAATATTAGCATAAGGGGGTGCTAAATTCGAGCCCATGGCAGTACCCCGTTTCTGTAGATAGAATTGATCTTGGAAAAGAAAGAAATTATTCTCCAAGACCAGTTGGAGCAGATCCAGGCAGAATTTATTCTGTAAAGAAGAATGAGTACTGTGTATGGTGAGAAACCACTCAACAGCCTGTACACCGTCTTGATGCTGGATACTGGTGTAGAGGCTATTAACATCAAAGGAGACTAAGATACAGTTAGGTGGTAATGGTCCGATGGACTGCAAGTGTGATAGAAAGTCAGACGTGTCTCTCAGATATGACTTGATTCTGGGTACAAGGGGAGTAAGGATTTTCTCAACAGTAATGGCAAGTGGAGATAAAATAGACTCCGTTGAGGCCACAATTGGGCGTCCAGGGGGTTGATTCATgtttttatgaattttgggtaaTGTGTAAAACACCGGTATTACTGGGTGAAGTTTGATAAGAAAATCAGCTAGACCTTGGTCAATGGTATTATTGATGAGATAAGCATCCACTACACCCTTAATGAGTCCCTGTATGCGGGAAGTGGGATCTCGCTGAATTGGTGAATAAGTGTCAGTGTCCCCAAGTTGACCCAGAATTTCATTAACATAATATTTCTTATCAAGTATCACGATGGCCCCTCCCTTGTCTGCCGGCTTGATGACAATTGTGGGATTATTCTTAAGATCCTGTATGGCACGACTCTCTTCAATGGTAAGGTTATGTTTAATTTTGAAATACCCATCATTAATTGATTTTAGTGTTTGGTCAATATCTCTGGAAACTAGAGTAACATACGTTTCTATCGGATGATAGGATTTGGGTGGACTGAAAGAGCTGGGAATACTAAGATCCAGCTGTTTCAGTCGAAACATGTCATCAGAATCCGCTTGAGAAGTACCTGGGTCAGGATGTGTGTGTTCAACGGTGCTAAAATGGGCCTTCAACCGAAGGGACCTGAAAAATCTCCTCATTTCCTGATTCAACACAAATGGATCAAGAGATGGAGTAGGGCAGAATGAGAGACCTTTTTGTAATACCTGAGACTCAGTAACAGACAAATTGTAGGATGAAATATTGTACACTAGgttagtgtgccagaattattatccatttgattgacttattttttctgggcacctagtttatacacagtgagccagacatattctctTACTTCGACCTTTAAACcccagtcaccccccctcagggctagacagATACCCCAGGGGGCGGAcccaggcagttggaagatgcccaccaaggagtctagacagcccgtgcTGTTAAATCAAGTAGTCGAGGAGAAGAGTCTTAGAGTTCAagtttgagaggagtgtgggctggagctgtgtgcagctccagcagaggcgaataccccaaattgaacggcgccagggtaggagccctggtgccattggctaggaggcagacggcggtctccgtctgcaggagccgggaagatggctcagtggaaccgaggtggaccaggacagggttgtagcccgccagtaccgacccggagaaccgacttggaaaccgaagcacacaggggggtactcggaccctgaagccaagtccagaagctactggaactggttaattaaccaattgaggccaggactagaggtcctatcccacccaaagtccctaatagaagacaacagcccaccgagggggataaaaggccaccgccaaggctcagagatcccacaggccagcgtctgcgggcaaggtctccttaggccacatccagccgggaacagactcctgaagttgcaggcacaggcagtccaccattctaaaaaggtgcaggagagagacagagaccaccagccgggtgggggaaccagaacgcagccggctgcgggcaccgaccaccatcaccttggttttccagagactcctgtgtttccttcatagtgagtacaccagcaccctgcggtcgcccatctccctgcaccaaaaccccAACAGGTCCcagagccaccatccctgcccatggaggggttaacaacttgctgcacaacatctcccccgggtgccccgtaactgcagcggtggtatccaacctcaccacacaccgtgggtggtgtcacaaacttaatacggctcagctcgTACATAtaggtcctacatccaccatccctcacccttttcattcggagtgtccgcaggctgctggcacgggggtggcacagttgTTTTGTGGTTTGATTGTGTATATGGTTGAGGGTGCAGTTAAAGACACTCAGAGTCAGCCAATGTTGAGTATGGGCATCATTGTATAATCTTATGGAGCCAACCTCTGCGGTCATGTAGGGTCAAATTATTGGGGTCAATTTAGGCGTTTCGTCTACAGAACAGAAGGAAAACTCACAAGACAGGGATGTGGGGCAGCATGATTACGTCACCACTTTGGTCTTTCCATGCCTTGGTCTTGTCTGCTGGCAAACTTCTCAGGATCCATGGTTAGGTAGGTATAAGTTCTTGTGGGTTTTTTTGCTCTTCCGAAAAATATTctgggccataatacagtgtggaggaaataatgggggccatattacagtgttgtGAGAAATACTgatggccatattacagtgtggagggAATACTGGTGGCCATGCCATATTGCAGTGTAGGAGGGAATactgggccatattacagtgtggggggaatactgggggccatagtaTAGTGTTGGGGAAATACTGGGGGACAAAATACTGTAAGGGGAAATGATATTGGCTTCATCACTAAGGCTTAATACTTGCATGTTTTTTTGTTTAGTATATTAGGTGAGAAAACTACTGTAAATGGAGCAAATGTATAATGAAAACATTTGTACCTCTTTCATATTTTGTATCCAATCTAAAAAACTTTCCAGGTGGAATGCAGAATTATTAATGACATGTCTGAAACGGAATATCTGTTCTCTGTTTCTAAATAGGGCTCTGTCTGCAGCATGTACATTGAGTTTTTACAAATCTTATTCAGATGTAGGGAATGATTGCAAGAATTTTAGCAACAAATCTGCTATGTGTGAACATACCTAAGAAATGTTAAATGATGATGAACAGGAATATTGCAAAAGTTAAGAATaaaattgcagaatttcactttccCACATATTCTACCAAAAATATCTAATTTCTCAGCGCTGGACAAAATTCCAATTCCAGTGAACTCCATGATGCGTCTTCTTTAATGTTTTCTATTTGTTTTGGCAGAAAATGAGGTGAATGTCAAACTTTTCTTGATTCATAGTATTTTTTCCATTACGGTTCAAGAGGTCATAAGTTTCTGCTCAGCTCTGAATGTATTTTCTCCAGCGCTTAGAACCTACAGTATAGTTTTACAGTTGGTATGTGCTCTGTTTATTATAAATTCCAAACATCTCCAAACAATCGCTCCCCTAACATTTCACAGCTGCACAAGAGTCAATGAATTGATTGCAGGAACTGAGAATCTTCCTTATCTATTATCACCCACAGGATGACAAAACTAACCAGAAAGCCTCAGCTTATGCTTCCAAGTGCTTCAAATATTTGTCCTGACATTAGCATATTGCTCATTATACAGCATGTTGCTCCACTGCTGGATACAATCTGACCGCTGTTATGGCTTTCTGTGTTTTAACCATTTTAAATTACGGTAACTATCACATATACAAATGTGAAGAATTCCTATTTGTGTTTTCAATTGTTGTCCTGCC is a genomic window containing:
- the LOC142245198 gene encoding uncharacterized protein LOC142245198 — translated: MSFNTFSYNTDEVSSILSKVSIPNTFLSVPTEEVRSRDYEKELRRHTALELHLATLAEYHRVQRIPRGLRVSLKPTLFSDKPNFCTKFESIINKCSMDLIILTIEFLQAEIEDLGKNITCIEQQLQNTVPSTEWDRIHTKTKDNIAEFRKILQDRKRQKFLRDQEDYSKNRVYRWQYCEDTPRRPAFHNRYSSSSGSDTDQYSSRQPHFLAQRSGPRGKRGAVRGAVGSTSTYRVQTRSQAPST